The genome window GGTGCAGTCGTATGGCCGATGAGGAGGTAAAGAGGTGGCCCTAGACTTACTAAAGACTGCTTTAAGGTCCAAATACTCAACTGGGACCCTGGACAGATCAGGAAATGACTCAGGCGGTTGGCAAGGTAAGTGTAGCTCTGGAACCGCCGACCTGAGACACTCGGAAGAGCACCGGGAGGACCAACCCACAATCTGACCCGAGGACCAATCTACCTGGGGGTTATGTGTAGTGAGCCAAGGGATACCAAGAACAACAGGGTGATGGGGAGACTCCACATGGTTGTCTATTGTGAGAGTAAGGGGTGCAGTTTGCAAAGTGACATGATGTAATAGCCTGTCATTAAGGGACTGAACCTGAAGAGGCTGAGGTAATGTGGCAGTAGGTATATTATGGTCTTGAATTAACTTCCAGTCGAGGAAGTTAGCATCTGAACCAGAATCTATGAACACTGGGACCTGAAGTGAGGTGAGCTTATAAGACAGTGAGGCTTGAACCAAGGAGCGAGAAGATGAGGGAGAAGCCATGGAGCGGCTCAGCAACGACCTCCCGAATCGTGCTGAGCCCGACCTTTTAATGGACAGGAAAGTGCCTTGTGACCAGAAGCTCTGCAGTAGAGGCAAAGGTTACCTCTGAagcgtctctctctttcctcaggAGTCAAGCGAGATCGACCCAGCTGCATGGGTTCCGGTTCCTCCCTTGAAGGGCTAGGAGACAGCTTAGGCTCAGGTGTCCGCCATGACGAGGGATGAGATGACGTGATGGTAGGTCGGGAGGGACAAGAGGAACGGTTCCGCTCGAGTTGGCGTTCCCGGAACCGCCCGTCCAGACGGGTGACGAGGTCCATGAGACTCTGGAGATCTGTGGATGGGTCGTGGGTGGTCAAGGCATCTTTAATGCGATCCGACAGACAGTAGAAAGCGTCCATTAGGGCTGCCTCATTCCAACCACTGTCAGCAGCCGCGGTCTGAAAGTCTATAATGTAATCAATGGCAGATCTAGATCCTTGGGTTAATGAGAGCAGAGAATGAGAGGCCTCAACAGCAGGATTAGCAGGATCAAAAATTCTGGTCAACTCCAGCCCAAACTCCCgaaaagaaccacaacagtCAGCTCGGCGAGCCCACTCGGCGGTTCCCCACCGTCGAGCCCGCCCggtgagaagagacaaaacataTGCTACTTTGGCACGTTCAGTAGGGAAGGCAGAAGGTTGCAATTCAAAGACCAGCTCACACTGCGTCAAGAAGGGCCGACATTCTCCTATCTGTCCTCCATAACGTTCAGGTGGCGGTATCTTCGGCTCCCAGTCAGGTCGGTAAGTGGGCCCGGTAGATGCAGAGGTGGAGGGACTTTGCTCTGGGGAGTTAGACATGTTGGCTACCTGTTTAAACAGACGAAAGACAAGTGTACAGTGAGCCGACACTGAATTCATGGGAGACCAGAGCTTGTTCTATGCGTTTCTGCCAAGACACAGAAATTGAACTGGCTGGGTTAATTTTGGCCAGATTGTTCTGTCAGCGGCAAGTGAAACCACCCGCTGcgagggatgttgaacccaattaaaatgccagtaccagaattcgtggttgaacaagctctttattatagattatgaatgtatgggttggagtctgattgcaggaaccgggtagccagagtgcgtggatctatggataaagagaggagagctgatgaTGAGGCAGGGGTAGGGAGCAATGGTGAGTAGCCTGTAGAGGCCCAGGGTCAGTGAAGACGTTAGTGTGGTGTAGCTGGTtggattaggtcctcctcttcgtgtgcacacaacatacagacaaTCCAAGAGAAGGCCAGAGAGAGATCCCACAGATATACAAGGTACACGTCCAGTAGTCACGacagtcatccacaatccatatacaaaagaGGGAGATCCGGTACTCACAATAGTCGTCCTCAGACAGTACTTTAGACAGGGGCAAGAGCTGGACAGCaggtccaaacgagagcaggggtccaaaaccagaaaaggcaaagagaatcaattCACGGTCTTTCAAAGGAGCAGGCAAAACTCAGGGTTGAAAATACAGTCCGGTCTGtaacacatatgcaaacaacaTCACTAGAAAcgctggaaagtcaaacacagggtcaggacaatctggcagctctctcaggggaagagtcagaatataaagggagctggcaccaggtgaaaacaatgaacacagctgaaagtgatTGGATAATTagaatcaagctgccagcaacaggaaagaaaaacaggaagtcagccacaaaactaaaagcaggacaggaagccctgtAGGATCATGACAACCTCTGAAACTCTCAGATGACGTTAAGGTAGTGAAACTGCCCAGCAACAGCGACACCTTCAGCCCTTTGTCTGAGTGCTGGATCATTGGCTGGGGGAACACTGACAATGATGGTGAGTTTTATATCTATATGTACACGAGGCTCTGCAAATCTGTGTGACATTGTTATAAAATGGGACTGAATGGACCATATGTGAAGCAGAGATACATCATTACCATTAAAAAgagctgtaaataataataaaataatctaaaaactCCACTGGACCAAGCAGACCTCCTTCCAGGACTGTAGCCAGGAATACAAGTCTCAGCTGAGTTGCTGAACCACATCACATTATAGATAGAGATATCACCTCCTACACTtctcttgtgtctgtgtgtctatgCAGTTCCACTTAAAGCTCCAGAAACCCTTCAGGAGAGGAAGATCAACATTGTTGATTGTAATCCTGGTCTGTCTTCTGACTTGCTGTGTGCAGGGGGCAACAAGGGGGATGCCTGTGAAGTAAGTTTTATTAATAAGGCAGTTGAAATGCAAATTGTAAATTCTTTCATTCTGGATGTGTAACACAGCAATGTGTGgtgacagttttagtttttttacttcttcttttgttatAAATCATTTTACTTCTAATGAAGTACTTGTTGTATTggtaattttatttaacaacGCTCCCCCACCATTGAACATAACCTAAATGTCTGGTAACATCCTAACAACTGACCTATGCTGCCAGAGCCACCATAACTATTTGCAAGACAAATGATGTTATTCCATCAttactttgaggtttttatggttgttctcaatacatttatttgtgttataattttaggctcatcatatttgttaatactcttcactTAAATGAATACCAGATAACGTTTAatggcaaattaatgcagaaaaccacaaaattacCAAAGGTTCGtgtacattttcttgccactgtatgtgtgtgtttgtcgtgCTCCACAGGGGGATTATGGCGGCCCGCTGGTGTGTCTTAAAGCTGGTGCCTTCATGCAAGTTGGCATTATGAGTTATGGGAGCCCTGAAGACTGTGGTGCGCCAGGCCGATTGGGAGTCTACACCCAGGTGTCCAAGTATAAGCGTTTCATCGACGACTACATCCATCATGGCAGTGAAGCCTCAGATGACGTCTAAACTAAGACAAGAAACTTCCCCATCTGCTCACCTGATAACACACTGTTATAACTTCTTTCCTGTATTGTACTCTATTGTACTCCATGCAGTTCTTTACGCTGGTTCACATCTACTCTGGCTTGATGAACTAAACCCTTTGcattaaagctttaaagcaTTCATTtgagtgtctttgttttgttgaataattaatgttggcaaactacacacagaacacactcCAGTCCCAAATCACGTTTTCCccaattaaatatatttattactcTGTTTGTATACACGTGAAATTTACCTGAAGCTCTCGtaccttttttaaattcagcaatattgttattatgatataaatgaataaaacaatattcCAATTACAGATTTAGGAACAGAATGATTTGGTTTGAATGTTGGGGCCAAAAATGGTGTTCTTAAAGAGTATAAGTTTCCAAGTTACAGAGGGACAATTGTTTCCTGCAATGAGGTTTTGAGGAGATATTGGTAGGCAGCCTCAGGGCAGATAGTTATTAATTCAATCATTCACAAAACAGAGAACCAAAtcaagagagaagcagaggtcAGAGAATAGAAACACAGGAGGACCAGAGGCAGGCACCAGAGATCTCAGTTCCAAAACAGGTCGACTGGGTTCATCAGGGGCTGTTCTTATAGAGAGAGGTACAGACCCGgtatcattaaaacataaactgtATATTATCTTTGATTTTTATATAGTTTAATTAGGATTTATCAGGTTACAAGAAATTCGACTTTACAGAGTGAAAAACTCTTCACATGTAGGTGGCTGTGGACCAGTTGGTTGAGCTGAGGTTGAGGTTGACTTCCAGTTCCTCCATGACATTATAACTGTGTACGAATGCACTACTTAACAGCAAATACACCATTAAACTACTGAATGTAACAAATAATCTAACAAAATAACCTGAGTTTTTAATTTGGTAAATTTAATTTcttataaagcttatagttagagatggatcaggtgactctgaactatctcttagttctgctgatatagcttagtctgctgtgggaactctattgataaactgagctcctctcctctctcctttctcctatattaatctaaatgccaccatttcatgtcattaactttgtgtcttctctctcttttagttgtgtttcctcctctctgtctccctctctctttacttttctgcaggtatcctcggcctggagctgtacatctccagaatccagttcacctgcccaatgttcttgctgcttgttgttgttgtctttattgcctgctgttcttttctctcttctctttccattcaccccaaccggtcgagggAGATGGCCgtccactatgagcctggttctgctggaggtttcttcttctaaagggagtttttcctctccactgttgcctaaagctttctcaaatgggattgttgggttttctatttcattttattgtataattataatcttaaaccttgcactgtaaagtgccttgagataacttctgttgtgaattggcgctataaaaataaaactgaattgaattgaattgaattgaattgaattgaattgaattgaattgaattgaattgaattgaattgaattgaattgaattgaactgaattgcaGGTCTTATATCAGCCATACAGTAATTAAGAAACTTTATGAGATGCAGATTaccataaattaaataaacaataataatattgttcTTGTTCTATTATAGGTCATAACAGGTGAGAAAGGTTTAACCCTTTGTTATGTTCTTAAAATTCATACCAGTAactttacattaataaatgtgtggCCTTTTTTTCATTCAAGTACGAAAACCTTGTGATAAATGTAAGTTTCCTCTAAGGTTGTGCAGCAAAAATAGGACGACACGTATTATCAAGTAGTAAAACTCGTGCAAAGTAAAAATatcttacattttacatcagAGAGTTTTGAAGGGAAAAGGAAGCCTGATAAGAGGAACAATCAGATAATTTCATCTCCTCAGATGTGTATATAAAGCTGTAGCTGCCTCCTTGCACCCTGCAGATCAACTGCTACCCCCTGTCAGAGCCATGGCTTTCTGCAAACTCTTCTCTGTGCTTGTTCTGATCCACAACACTGGAGGTAAGAGAGACACTCACCATTGTGTTTGCGATACTAAATCATATTTATGATGGTGGTAGTTGCTTGACGTTTAggtttatatttatactttgtCTTAAACAAACGCATCACTAAGGTGAACttttatctattatttttattatttctaatacatttatttgctGGATCAGTGATAAGAAGACTGATACCACTGCAGAATGTAAcggttttgatgtttttatttttaataacctggattaacttttattattgtCCTTTTAGATTTGCTTTGTCTTGATGCTCCAAAGGGCCGGTGGCCATGGATGGTCCACCTCAACATCACCTCTGATGGAGTCAACAGGTGGCGCTGTGGGGGCACCATCCTCAACAAACAATGGGTGCTAACTGCAGCACACTGCTTTGACGAGTAAGTGTGACAGTTTTCAGAATTCCTATTAATTAAGTTTCATGCTAATCTATCACACTTTACAACACGGAGTGAGTGTTGCTGTAATGCTGTTTCAACATGCTTAGATAAAGCAATAACTCTGTGTAATTAATATCTTAAACAAATATGGTTGGATGCTTAAAATGAACATACAATAACGTTGAATCTGAGGAAAATGTCTGGCTCTTTAGTGGTTATACACTCCACCATGTTCACCAGAGGACTTTGTTTGCTGATTGGTGTTATTAACCAGCTAAACTGAGAACTGAGAGATCTCGGCACATTACACAATATTCTGCTGCCCAGCATAGagcacacagtgttttatctgtgtcATGCACAGAATGTATTcagtcaaactgtaaaacaagacTATAACATGTcccacatgtgtgtgtgtgtgtgtgtgtgtgtgtgtgtgtgtgtgtgtgtgtgtgtgtgtgtgtgtgtgtgtgtgtgtgtgtgtgtgtgtgtgtgtgtgtttgttgccaGCACTCTTAACCCTAACTTGCGTCGATCAATGGTTTGGGCCGGCACACGTGAGCTGCAAACGGGATTTCCCCAATTTAAGGGTATATATGCTGTCTTGAAGCACAGTGAGTATCGAAACCTGGGCAACAGGTATATCAATGACGTCGCCCTGGTCAAGCTGAAGACACCTCTGAAACTCTCAGATGACGTTAAGGCAGTGACACTGCCCAGCAACAGCGACAACTTCAGCCCTTCGTCTGAGTGCTGGATCATTGGCTGGGGGAACACTGACAACGATGGTGAGTTTTATATCACGGGGCTCTGCAAATCTGTGTGACATTGTTATTAAATGGGTTTGAATGGACCATATGTGAAGCAGAGACAAATCTTTACCATTATAAAGAGCTGTTTATATATGTTTGGAGTTGATAGTAGTTTGTTATTTAGCATaaacatgtatatgtgtatacatgtatatgtttgTGAATTCTGCTATAAACTTTCTAGACAGGAGTGCACTGaagggttttattttttttcgtACAGTGAATTAGTCATAAATCCAGCTCTGAGTTGGTTCATCAACTCAGCTCATTACATTATAGATAGAAATATCACGTCTTACACTTCACTTGTTTTCAACATCACCTCTGATGGTGTCAAGAGTGCGCTGTGGGGGCATCATCCTCAACAGTGAATGGGTGCTACCTGCAGCAAACTGCTTCGATCTGTTAGTGTGACTCTTGGCTTCACCTTCCACGTCCTTTCTAGCTCTTTTCTCAGCCCTTGGTATTTCTCAAGCTCATGTTCCTTATTCTTGGTGTTGTCATTGCTTGGGATTGCCACATAAAATATTCTTCCTGTATTTCTCTACAAATTACCATGTCCAGTTGGTTAGCTATACAGGTTTATTGGTCTGTATGTAGAATTGATCTTGTACTTGAGGGTTGTTCCTGTACTGTACAAAAACTGTCGTCGTTTTTTTgatgcctgctgttcttttctctcttctctttccactcaccccaaccggtcgaggcagttgaccgcccactctgagcctggttttgctggaggtttcttcctctaaagggagtttttacTCTATGCTGTCACCTGGCGTTTGCTCAAATTGGATTGTTggcttttctatataattctgtatacaattatactgtgtaaggtcttaaaccttacactgtaacGTGCATtaagattacttctgttgtgatttgacactatacaaatacaattgaatGGAAtacttcctttgtggtgtcctgccatataTCCAATATTGCTATATACAATATCacttatgtatttgtgtgtccaTGCAGTACCACTGCGAGCTCCAGAAACCCTTCAGGAGCTCAAGATCAACATTGTCTCTCAGGCAGAGTGTCAAAGGTATTATCCCGGTCTGACCTCTGACATGCTGTGTGCAGGAGGTTATGGAAGGGGTGCAGGCGAAGTGAGTTGGACTATTTAAGTCAGTGGAACTGTGACTTGAATTATTTCAGAATACAGTGGCGACTGGATGCTGGGTGTAAAATGTAACATGGACGGACCATTGTGTGGTACCGTTTTGGGGTTTTTCTCCCCCTGTTGTGATTGACTGAGACGTAGTTGTAATATCTTTAAAATTGACTTATGCTTCCCATGTGTAAAGTCAACAAGTCAAATATGCAAGAAAGACTGAAAAGTgtccagacaaacacactgactgtgtgtgaatgtgcttgTTGTGCTCCATAGGGGGATTATGGCGGCCCCCTGGTGTGTCCTACAGCCAAGGGCTTCGTACAAGCTGGCATCATTAGTTATGGGAGCGCTGATGGCTGTTTGAAATGCCAGCCTGATGTCTACACCCGGGTGTCCACGTATCTGCATTTCATCAACGACTATATCCATGATGGCAACAGCCAAAGGTTTTAATtaagcaaaacattttaaagttttggaGGTCTAAGAAGTTATTTCTAACTAatgactttctctttttttttcttcagtggcTCGACCAGCTCACGGAGTGATACGTTGCAATATTGTGCTTTAGAAACGGAACGTCTGGGGTAGGCTGGTCTCGTCTAAGTAGGTAGACTGTAATTTTTAATATAGCACAATGTATTAGTAAATGCTTATGTtaagattaataaataattaattatttaataatgcattttttattaattatcatACAACACAAAGCTTTAGGAACTCATCACCCATTGTAATTTGTGGTTTCTGACTTAATATCATAGGTTGATGGTTAAGTTATGTGTTGCTAATTTATTCACAGCTctataatttttctttttatatctatatattagTCTGTCATTAGCTGTAAACCTCAAGCTATTTACTGGGGAGTTTGCTTTATTGGAATTCACCCTCTCATATTGCCTTGAACCAAAAAAGATAACATCTGCATATTGTTATTATGAAGCCAAATTAGCAATGatcctttttttataaatcttttaaTGCTGATATATGGAGAAGTGTCTTTTAAAATAAGTAATgtgacaatataaaaacaaatatgggACTGTATGACTGACAACTTTGATTAACAGGAGAAGCAGGGCAAACCTACAATAATGTTTTGTGAAATCCTGTTAATGTGCTTTGTTAGACACGGCCACAATGTTCTGTCTCTCTTATTTTGTCTCtatgttgtcttttgtttgaaATATCTCTAAATAAAGTTGAAGGTTTTTGCCGAGCTTGCTGCTACATGGAACAAGCATCATGTTGGAAAGGCCAAATGGAGTCTGTATGGAATTAGTGGAATATACGTTTGAATTCATACGAAGCCACTGTCAAATAAATTATAActaaatgttgttaaatgtgCGTAAAATGTTAAaggtattaattattattattattaattaatatttctaACCAATGAAATGTATGATGAAACAAGTAACATATTGTAGAAAATGTGACATATGTAGGATTTATTTGTAACCCAGAATTTAAAGGAACAGCATCTATAAAAATCTTTActtcttttattctttactgACAACTAACTGCACACAGTCCACCTTTGGCTGGATTAGTATCAGAATACCCAGCACCACTAACGCTGGTACGTGTAATATAAGACGCCCGatatgctgctgatgttcaaGCTGATTGCTAGGAGCACTTGACTTCCTTCAGAATCTACACTTTATGCTGATAAAATGTTACAGGTGCTTATTTGtctaatttataaaaaataaaaagataacaGTCAATAAGATAAACAAAGAGGAAGCAGAACATGATGAGAACCAGTCAGACATGGCTACAGGACATGGAACTAAGGCTGAAACTACTTATATTTAACTTgtcagacagcagcactgacgTCGGAAAGCTTCCTCCCTCTGAGATTAGTTAAACTCTTCGAATGGTTCAtggggaatttttttttttgacagctgTCAGACAATAGATGACCGTGCCTTGCCGAAAACCACCTTGATACAGAACAACAAGTTGAGCCACTGACTGagtgtatttcccaaaatgtccaGCTGTGTCACGATCCCCGCCTGGCCTGGCCCCTCGTGGTTCATTGTCCTGTTCCTACCTACTCAgtctctccactctcctctgcaCTAATCACCCTGATCAGCTTCATCTGTGTTCTCCCTCAGCTGACTCACATTGATCACGTCATCTGTTTCATCTGTGCACCATTCCCAGCACAGATGAGATATGTAATCTGTCCAGTGTGCTCTGGGTCAGTAAATTTGCCTTTTAGCTCATCTCCTTCACTTGAGGGCCTCTCCAAACTCCTCCAAcacctttgtgtttgtttatgcaaCCACTTGAGCAGGTGCCCTCCATCCCTTGTGTTGATGCCGAGCATTTTATCTctaatttatctatttatatcaataaaaaaaaacttcaattaaaaactattattatcattattatagCATTATTATATTGCTGCCACAGCAGTAACTCAGAGCAGAGCAATCCTTAGTAAAAAGCATTACAGGATTTTGAGGGAATGGaaccaaaaacattttatatttctcaa of Anabas testudineus chromosome 8, fAnaTes1.2, whole genome shotgun sequence contains these proteins:
- the LOC113163107 gene encoding tryptase-2-like, which produces MAFCKLFSVLVLIHNTGDLLCLDAPKGRWPWMVHLNITSDGVNRWRCGGTILNKQWVLTAAHCFDDTLNPNLRRSMVWAGTRELQTGFPQFKGIYAVLKHSEYRNLGNRYINDVALVKLKTPLKLSDDVKAVTLPSNSDNFSPSSECWIIGWGNTDNDVPLRAPETLQELKINIVSQAECQRYYPGLTSDMLCAGGYGRGAGEGDYGGPLVCPTAKGFVQAGIISYGSADGCLKCQPDVYTRVSTYLHFINDYIHDGNSQSGSTSSRSDTLQYCALETERLG